A portion of the Anoplopoma fimbria isolate UVic2021 breed Golden Eagle Sablefish chromosome 15, Afim_UVic_2022, whole genome shotgun sequence genome contains these proteins:
- the dcdc2b gene encoding doublecortin domain-containing protein 2B — protein sequence MAASTAATTPLPPVKSVVVYKNGDPFYSGRRFVVNQRQVATMEAFLTEVTQSIGAPLAVRTLYTPRQGHRVTDLQDLQTGAKYVAAGFERFKKLDYLNGRTKKQTAAREETQAKVTQRPNVSAKWRKFVPLPCILHVFRNGDLLCPPFRFIIPRSMQHDLEKILSLVTEKVSLRTGAVRRLCSLEGATVSSAMELETGHCYVAVGTERFKKLPYVELLVTKATERYNPGKRRLLRRNENRKARSGPEDQYSDSALLDSPESDGRRVKSTGDEAAPPAAAKQRSRREGADETSEFFARPVKIRHYRGPPRPPPSNGSVQPSVFKRAARRRREEVRGAEEVHEDENTATELPVDQRAAEIVEDEELNNRNTQQRHAQSIENEQHDGSEHPHKLNGKQAPSSEQDGVKQTENSATTEESAAEILEPELKKTSSKSRPSSSVSQPQNTEEKENLQNLRQEDW from the exons ATGGCTGCCAGCACCGCAGCCACGACTCCCCTGCCTCCAGTGAAGAGCGTGGTGGTGTATAAGAATGGAGACCCCTTCTACAGTGGACGGAGGTTCGTGGTCAACCAGAGACAGGTGGCCACCATGGAGGCCTTTCTGACTGAAGTGACCCAGAGCATCGGGGCTCCGCTTGCCGTCAGGACTCTGTACACCCCCAGACAGGGCCACAGGGTCACAGACCTCCAGGACCTCCAGACAGGAGCCAAGTATGTTGCTGCTGGCTTTGAAAGGTTCAAGAAACTGGA tTACTTGAACGGCAGAACGAAAAAGCAGACTGCTGCCCGTGAGGAAACCCAG GCCAAAGTAACCCAGAGGCCAAATGTTTCAGCTAAATGGAGGAAGTTTGTACCTCTACCTTGCATTTTACA CGTTTTCCGTAATGGAGATCTCCTGTGTCCACCGTTCCGGTTCATTATTCCTCGGAGCATGCAGCACGACCTGGAGAAGATCCTGAGTCTGGTCACAGAAAAGGTCAGCTTACGAACCGGAGCTGTGCGCAG GTTGTGCTCTTTGGAAGGAGCAACTGTGTCCTCAGCTATGGAGCTGGAGACTGGCCACTGCTATGTTGCCGTGGGAACCGAGAGGTTCAAGAAACTTCCATATGTGGAGCTGTTGGTTACAAAAGCCACAGAGAG atATAACCCAGGAAAGAGAAGGCTGTTAAGGAGAAATGAG AACAGGAAAGCAAGGAGCGGTCCAGAAGACCAGTACAGTGACTCAGCCCTCCTCGACTCCCCAGAG TCAGATGGTCGGAGGGTGAAGTCGACAGGTGATGAAGCTGCGCCTCCAGCAGCCGCCaagcagaggagcaggagagagggagcagatGAGACCTCTGAGTTCTTCGCCAGGCCGGTCAAGATCCGCCACTACAGAGGACCGCCAAGACCACCACCCAGCAATGGATCTG TTCAGCCCAGTGTGTTTAAAAGAGCAGCacggaggagaagagaggaggtaCGAGGGGCCGAGGAGGTGCACGAGGATGAAAACACAGCTACAGAGCTTCCTGTTGACCAG AGAGCTGCAGAAATAGTGGAGGATGAGGAACTAAACAACCGAAACACACAGCAG AGACATGCACAAAGTATAGAGAATGAGCAGCACGATGGGAGCGAACACCCACACAAACTAAATGGAAAACAG GCTCCGTCATCTGAACAAGATGGtgtgaaacagacagaaaattcTGCAACGACTGAGGAGTCTGCTGCTGAAATACtg GAACCTGAGCTGAAGAAGACGTCTTCAAAGTCAAGGCCTTCATCATCAGTGTCTCAGCCACAGAACACGGAAGAAAAG GAGAACCTACAGAACCTTCGTCAGGAGGACTGGTGA
- the ncmap gene encoding noncompact myelin-associated protein, whose translation MKSSYTFKQRHSPDWVHRRGHHLAPGGYSSLPPLDYAPISQLREGALRCSGSHLEKAWAEIKEETVRLLLKMQASTVSTVTNTTVTTNTTTKSKEQILIQSSGAMIAVIVIGIIIILAILLIILKTYNRRTHVSRVLGARSGSKPRPKMSQSTINSNIPLSAVGVNSVSGSIFSSNPGSENGSQLPREELNSAEGNHIEQLSTISESTAITINDPLSIGNT comes from the exons ATGAAGTCTAGTTACACTTTCAAACAAAGGCACAGCCCTGACTGGGTTCATAGACGTGGGCACCACCTAGCCCCTGGAGGCTACAGCAG CCTTCCACCGTTGGACTATGCCCCCATCAGTCAGCTGAGGGAGGGGGCTCTACGCTGCTCAGGCTCCCACCTGGAGAAGGCTTGGGCTGAAATCAAAGAGGAGACGGTTAG GTTATTGCTGAAGATGCAAGCTTCAACTGTCTCGACTGTGACCAACACTACAGTAActacaaacacaaccacaaagagCAAAGAGCAAATACTCATCCAGa GTTCCGGGGCAATGATCGCTGTCATCGTCATAGGAATCATCATCATTCTCGCCATTCTCCTGATAATCCTGAAGACGTACAACAG GCGGACACATGTCTCCAGAGTCCTGGGAGCCAGAAGTGGCTCCAAACCTCGTCCGAAGATGTCACAATCCACAATTAACAGCAACATCCCGCTGAGCGCCGTGGGAGTGAACTCTGTGTCTGGCAGCATCTTCAGTTCAAACCCAGGCTCAGAGAATGGCTCGCAGCTGCCCAGAGAGGAGCTGAACAGCGCGGAGGGAAACCACATAGAGCAGTTAAGCACCATCAGTGAATCCACTGCGATCACCATAAATGATCCTCTATCGATTGGAAACACATAG
- the tmem234 gene encoding transmembrane protein 234 produces the protein MSSLECVLTVDVYFAMVTVVELLSLLLVSVLWGCTNPFLKRGTEGMERVQHDNRVSQLLAEVKFLFLNLKYLVPFLLNQSGSLVYYYTLSTTELSLAVPVANSLTFLCTLFTGKLLGEEFGGKQAVAGMFLTMAGITLCVISSIDGTEKQNMTQAAH, from the exons ATGAGCAGTCTTGAATGCGTCTTGACAGTCGATGTTTACTTCGCGATGGTGACTGTAg TGGAGCTGCTGAGTCTGCTGCTGGTGTCGGTGCTGTGGGGCTGCACCAACCCCTTCCTGAAGAGAGGCACGGAGGGGATGGAGAGAGTCCAACACGACAACAGAGTCTCACAGCTCCTGGCTGAGGTCAAGTTTCTTTTCCTGAACCTCAAG TACCTGGTCCCCTTTCTCCTGAACCAGAGTGGCTCTTTGGTCTACTATTATACACTGTCCAccacag AGTTATCGCTCGCCGTTCCGGTGGCCAACTCTCTCACCTTCCTTTGCACGCTGTTCACTGGCAAGTTACTGGGTGAAGAGTTCGGAGGCAAAC AGGCTGTCGCAGGAATGTTCCTCACCATGGCTGGCATCACTCTGTGTGTTATAAGCTCCATTGATGGCACAGAGAAGCAGAATATGACCCAGGCTGCACACTGA
- the iqcc gene encoding IQ domain-containing protein C, protein MDRGGWETKLACFQAYSRAYLVRNEVRRVRDDFEDIVKEIDGGLTHVEWKETVIPIPHFTDTDGPFLPPSSSDSKPSNAPRHVCARPLNPPSSSSSATPSAPSASSSSSAPSAAPSAPSAASASTPSASSAASASASAASASSSSAAPSASSASSVERGDHRVLPEKIEAERDDSQTKGPASLSKRCIHNSNVTAAGVSQKESREVENDGDSTTAWSSLELDVTYGHSHKAPQQFCLAQKVPCTPEALRLHRNTLTMELVWLQQAIDSRKKYLSLKDRLSVS, encoded by the exons ATGGACAGAGGGGGATGGGAGACAAAACTGGCGTGTTTTCAG GCATATTCTCGAGCCTACTTGGTGAGAAACGAGGTCCGTCGTGTGCGAGACGACTTTGAGGACATCGTGAAGGAGATTGATGGAGGCTTAACCCACGTGGAGTGGAAGGAGACGGTCATCCCCATCCCCCACTTCACAGACACT GACGGCCCATTTCTACCACCCAGCAGCTCTGACAGCAAACCTTCAAATGCACCACGACATGTCTGTGCCAGACCCCTGAacccaccatcatcatcatcatcagcaacaccatcagcaccatcagcatcatcatcatcatcagcaccatcagcagcaccatcagcaccatcagcagcatcagcatcaacaccatcagcatcatcagcagcatcagcatcagcatcagcagcatcagcatcatcatcatcagcagcaccatcagcatcatcagcatcatcagtgGAGAGAGGAGATCATCGTGTCCTCCCGGAGAAGatagaagcagagagagatgaTTCACAAACCAAAGGACCGGCCTCCCTTTCTAAGCGTTGTATCCACAACAGCAACGTTACAGCTGCTGGAGTGTCACAGAAAGAAAGCAGAGAGGTGGAGAACGATGGAGACTCCACCACCGCCTggagcagtttggagctggaCGTGACCTATGGTCACTCTCACAAAG CTCCCCAGCAGTTCTGCTTGGCTCAAAAGGTGCCCTGTACCCCAGAGGCCCTGCGTCTCCATAGAAACACCCTGACCATGGAGCTGGTCTGGCTACAACAGGCCATTGACAGCAGGAAAAAG TACTTGTCACTGAAGGACAGGCTGAGCGTATCCTGA